The Actinomycetota bacterium genome includes a region encoding these proteins:
- a CDS encoding cytochrome c maturation protein CcmE, protein MADSRSKTRLLAVTVVLLAVVGYMIYSSAGSTVAYFKDINEVTADSTYVGKTVKVGGLVLKDSVEKDGKTVTFKIYEKDRKNSQITVVYSGQLPSQFGGDVEAIVDGKLVSQERIEADRLVTKCPSKYEGEMKEEKGKTDE, encoded by the coding sequence ATGGCGGATAGCAGGAGCAAGACTAGGCTATTAGCGGTAACCGTCGTTCTACTTGCGGTCGTTGGTTATATGATATACAGCTCGGCAGGCTCTACCGTAGCATACTTCAAAGACATAAACGAAGTGACTGCCGATTCGACGTATGTCGGCAAGACGGTCAAGGTCGGAGGGTTGGTCTTGAAAGACTCCGTCGAGAAAGACGGGAAGACGGTGACCTTCAAGATCTATGAAAAAGACAGAAAGAACAGTCAGATAACCGTAGTCTACAGCGGCCAGTTGCCTTCGCAGTTCGGAGGCGATGTCGAAGCTATCGTCGATGGTAAGCTCGTTTCCCAAGAAAGAATCGAGGCCGATCGTTTAGTGACCAAATGCCCATCCAAGTATGAGGGCGAGATGAAGGAAGAGAAGGGGAAGACGGATGAATAA